The genomic segment GCGCCTCGGCTGGGCGGCGCTCGCGGCGGGGACCGCGAAGGCCGTGCTCGACTACGTGATCCCGTACGTCAACGAGCGGCAGGCGTTCGGCGAGCCGGTCAGCCACCGGCAGGGCGTGGCGTTCCAGGTCGCCGACATCGGCATCGAACTGGAGGGCCTGCGCCTGGTCACCCTGCGCGCGGCGGCGCGCGCCGAGCAGGGCAAGCCGTACGCGCGGGAGGTCGCGCTGGCCAGGCGGCTGGCCGCGGACAAGGGCATGAAGATCGGCAGCGCCGGCGTGCAGCTGCTCGGCGGGCACGGCTTCGTCAAGGAGCACCCGGTCGAGCGCTGGTACCGCGACCTGCGCGCGGCCGGTGTCCTCGAAGGCTCGGTCCTGCTCTGATTCTCCTTGGTTGGAAAGGGTTCCCATCATGATCAATCTCGAGGTTCCGGCCAAGGCGCGCGCACTGGTCAACCAGGCCTACCAGGCCGCGGCGGAGGTCTTCCGCCCCATCTCGCGCAAGTACGACCGCGCCGAGCACGCCTATCCGTCCGAATTGGACATGTTCGCCGCGCTGCTGGACGGGCTGAACTCCTCCGGTGAGGGCGGCGCGGGCGCGGCGGGCGTGCGCCGTGACGAGAAGGCGGAGAAGAAGTCCGGCAACCGCAACGGCGCCAACATGAACGTCGCGCTCGGCACGATCGAGATGTGCTGGGGTGACGTGGGCCTGCTGCTGTCGATGCCGCGGCAGGGCCTGGGCAACGCCGCCATCGCGTCGGTCGCCAACGAGGAGCAACTGGCGCGCTTCGGCAAGATCTGGGCGGCGATGGCGATCACCGAACCGGACTGCGGCTCGGACTCGGCGGCGATCAACACCACCGCGCGCCTCGACGGTGACGCCTACGTGCTCAACGGCGAGAAGATCTTCGTGACCTCCGGCGAGCGCGCCGACGCCGTGGTCGTCTGGGCCACTTTGGACAAGAGCAAGGGCCGCGCGGCGATCAAGTCGTTCGTGGTGGAGAAGGGCACGCCGGGGTTCGAGGTGGTGCGCCTGGAGCACAAACTCGGGATCCGGGCGTCGGACACCGCGGTGCTGCGCTTCGACAACTGCCGCGTGCCGAAGGAAAACCTGCTCGGCACGCCGGAGATCGACACCAAGAAGGGGTTCGCGGGGGTCATGCAGACCTTCGACAACACCCGCCCCCTGGTGGCCGCCATGGCGGTCGGTGTCGCACGGGCCGCACTGGAGGAAACGGCCCGCATCCTGGCCGAAGCCGGCGTCACCGTCGACTACGACAAGCCCGCGCACCACCAGCACGCCGCCGCGGCGACGTACCTGGAACTGGAGTCGGACTACGAATCGGCGTACCTGCTGACCCTGGAATCGGCCTGGATGGCCGACAACCGGAAGCCGAACTCGCTCCAGGCCTCCATGGCCAAGGCGAAGGCGGGGC from the Amycolatopsis magusensis genome contains:
- a CDS encoding acyl-CoA dehydrogenase family protein, giving the protein MINLEVPAKARALVNQAYQAAAEVFRPISRKYDRAEHAYPSELDMFAALLDGLNSSGEGGAGAAGVRRDEKAEKKSGNRNGANMNVALGTIEMCWGDVGLLLSMPRQGLGNAAIASVANEEQLARFGKIWAAMAITEPDCGSDSAAINTTARLDGDAYVLNGEKIFVTSGERADAVVVWATLDKSKGRAAIKSFVVEKGTPGFEVVRLEHKLGIRASDTAVLRFDNCRVPKENLLGTPEIDTKKGFAGVMQTFDNTRPLVAAMAVGVARAALEETARILAEAGVTVDYDKPAHHQHAAAATYLELESDYESAYLLTLESAWMADNRKPNSLQASMAKAKAGRSVVDITLRCVELAGALGYTEESLLEKWSRDAKILDIFEGTQQIQQLIVARRLLGKSSAELK